The Anabaena sp. PCC 7108 region CTAGTTATGTGTTGTGGGATGAAAATGTTGTCCCGATTTTGGTGCTAGAAGTAGTTTCCCCAAATTACCGTAAGGAATATAGCATTAAATTGGATGAATATGCCGCATTAGGAGTGCTGTACTATGTGATTTATTCTTCTCGTCGTCGTCGCCAACCCAGGTTGGAAGTGCATAAATTAGTCAATGGTAAGTATGAGTTACAGGAAAGCAGTCCTGTTTGGCTACCAGAAATCGGCTTAGGAATTGGTTGTGAACGAGGCAATTATGGCGGCATAACCAGGGAATGGTTGTATTGGTATGACGAATCAGGAAAACGTTATCTAACACCCCAAGAACAGATTCACGAAGTACAAAACCACGTCACCAAGCTGGAGGATAAATTGCGTGAGTTAGGAATAGATCCAGAAAGTTTAAGTTGATACGGGGACGCGGAGATGGGGGGAGGGAAAGACACGGAGACAGTGGAACGCGGGGACGCGGAGAGTTTGTTTGATCGCAAACGGCTGAAAGTAGAGTAAAACCCTCTTTCTCCCTGCCCCCTGCACCCTGCACCCTGCGCCCTGCCCCCTGCCTCCTGCACCCTGTCCCCTTATTATGGAAATTGCCGATCGCGCACTTCCACAGCGTAGTCCTGGACGGCTTTGGTAATTGTTTCTCGTAGGTTTGTATAAACTTTGGCAAATGGTGGCTGCTTTTCTGAAAGTCCTAAAATATCAGAAGTCACTAAAACTTGCCCATCACAATCTGAACCTGCGCCAATGCCAATA contains the following coding sequences:
- a CDS encoding Uma2 family endonuclease: MLNFNLPRYLPSAEELPDSDETPVDNELQELIPGLLKAILLTLWAERMDWFFGVNMGIYYHPDELPIVPDGFLSLGVERCYDEELRPSYVLWDENVVPILVLEVVSPNYRKEYSIKLDEYAALGVLYYVIYSSRRRRQPRLEVHKLVNGKYELQESSPVWLPEIGLGIGCERGNYGGITREWLYWYDESGKRYLTPQEQIHEVQNHVTKLEDKLRELGIDPESLS